In a genomic window of Quercus lobata isolate SW786 chromosome 4, ValleyOak3.0 Primary Assembly, whole genome shotgun sequence:
- the LOC115985033 gene encoding UPF0481 protein At3g47200-like: protein MVLLDSTFIIELFLKSYMEEEYENDYILSKPWLKIGISHDLILLENQLPFFILKELHNQFSRSEENNNISFRRLACKFFHLTGKKLLEKEIKHFTDLIRYFYYPSTLKSGNGIISDLHSATELYEAGVIFRTSEKGRMLLDIQFPNMPLKRCTCFNCSWLLNWLPCLKCFPCLEGTETFLYVPQFLVQDKTEGLFQNLMALEQCPYPSEAYICNYICLLDYLINTREDVELLIDKKIIINMLGSNEAIATMVNKLGLEIVETGSCYFGLA, encoded by the coding sequence ATGGTTCTATTGGATTCAACATTTATCATTGAGCTCTTCTTGAAGAGTTACATGGAGGAAGAATATGAAAATGATTATATATTAAGTAAACCATGGCTAAAGATAGGCATAAGTCATGACTTGATATTACTTGAGAATCAGCTTCCATTTTTTATCCTAAAGGAGTTACACAATCAATTTTCCAGGTCTGAAGAAAACAACAATATTTCCTTTCGTAGGCTTGCATGTAAGTTTTTTCATCTCACTGGCAAGAAATTGCTCGAGAAGGAAATAAAACATTTCACTGATTTGATCAGATATTTCTATTATCCATCTACCCTTAAAAGTGGAAATGGCATCATTTCTGATCTACATAGTGCAACAGAGTTGTATGAGGCAGGAGTTATATTCAGAACAAGTGAAAAGGGAAGAATGTTACTTGACATTCAATTCCCAAACATGCCCTTGAAAAGATGTACATGCTTCAATTGCTCATGGCTCTTAAATTGGTTACCATGCTTGAAGTGCTTTCCTTGCTTGGAAGGAACCGAAACTTTCCTGTATGTTCCTCAGTTTTTGGTACAAGACAAAACTGAAGGCCTTTTTCAAAACCTCATGGCCCTGGAACAATGTCCTTATCCATCTGAAGCTTACATATGCAATTATATATGTCTCTTGGATTATCTTATCAACACTAGAGAAGATGTGGAGCTGCTCATTgataaaaagattataattaACATGTTAGGCAGCAATGAAGCAATTGCCACAATGGTAAACAAACTTGGACTTGAAATTGTGGAAACGGGTTCCTGTTATTTTGGTCTCGCTTAA